CCGCCCGCAAGCCGAATGCCGGCAGATCCCGATGCTAAAAACCCTTGCTTTCGGGCGGTTTGCTTATTAGAATGCGCGGTTTGCAAAATTCCACTTATTCAGGAGACAACCAATATGGCCAACAGCGCACAAGCCCGCAAACGCGCCCGTCAGGCGGTGAAAAACCGCGCCCACAACGCCGGTCTGCGCACCGCATTCCGCACCGCAGTGAAAAAAGTCCTCAAAGCCGTCGAAGCCGGCGACAAAGCCGCCGCCCAGGCCGTTTACGTGCAGTCGGTAAAAATCATCGACCGCATCGCCGACAAAGGCGTGTTCCACAAAAACAAAGCGGCACGCCACAAAAGCCGCCTGTCGGCCAAAATCAAAGCCATGGCCTGACGCAGTCGCGCGTGAAAGCACACCAGCCCCCGAAAGCCGCCGCCATGCGGTTGGCGGGGGCTTTTTGCAGCCGCCCGAACCGTGTATAACGGCGCACGCGCAACCGCCTTTTCCGGAGCAAGCCGCATGAAACAAACGCTTTACCTGTCCGCCCTCCTCCCCGCCCTGCTGCTGCCAGC
The window above is part of the Neisseria bacilliformis genome. Proteins encoded here:
- the rpsT gene encoding 30S ribosomal protein S20, giving the protein MANSAQARKRARQAVKNRAHNAGLRTAFRTAVKKVLKAVEAGDKAAAQAVYVQSVKIIDRIADKGVFHKNKAARHKSRLSAKIKAMA